One segment of Deinococcus arcticus DNA contains the following:
- the dnaK gene encoding molecular chaperone DnaK: protein MPKAVGIDLGTTNSVIAVMEGGRPEVIVNAEGARTTPSVVAYKGDERLVGQIARRQAALNPAATLFEVKRFIGRRWDEVKEEAARSPFTVKEGPGGSVRIEVNGKDLAPEQVSAEVLGKLVQDASAKLGEKIKDVVVTVPAYFDNSQREATKQAGEIAGLNVLRVINEPTAAALAYGLERKGNETVLVFDLGGGTFDVTILELGDGVFEVKSTSGDTHLGGADFDQRIVDWLAGEFQKDNTFDLRKDKQALQRLIEASEKAKIELSNASETTISLPFITFDPETRTPMHLERTLSRAKFEELTADLLRRVRKPVEQALADAKLDAGKIDEVILVGGSTRIPAVKRIVQEIVGKTPNESVNPDEAVALGAAVQAGIIQGDASLGDIVLVDVTPLTLGVEVKGGMIAPMITRNTTVPAKKTEIYTTAENNQPGVEINVLQGERPMANDNKSLGRFKLEGIPPMRAGTPQIEVTFDIDANGILHVTAREKQSGKEASIRIENTTTLDKGDVERMVKEAEQNAEADKKRRERVEKRNNLDSLRVQALGQIEEQGGAAQDAKDKLKAAADEAEEAVKADDDAKIDAAQKRLEEELRAFMTAAQAGSQGQDAGAGAPGQPQASKADDDVIDADFKPAE, encoded by the coding sequence ATGCCCAAAGCCGTCGGAATTGACCTTGGTACCACCAACTCCGTGATCGCCGTGATGGAAGGCGGTCGCCCCGAAGTGATCGTGAACGCCGAAGGTGCGCGCACCACCCCCTCCGTTGTGGCCTACAAGGGCGACGAGCGTCTGGTGGGCCAGATTGCCCGCCGTCAGGCCGCGCTGAACCCGGCCGCCACCCTCTTTGAAGTCAAGCGCTTCATCGGCCGCCGCTGGGACGAAGTGAAAGAGGAAGCCGCGCGCAGCCCCTTTACGGTCAAGGAAGGCCCTGGCGGCTCCGTGCGCATTGAAGTGAACGGCAAGGACCTGGCCCCGGAGCAGGTCAGCGCCGAGGTGCTGGGCAAGCTGGTGCAGGACGCCAGCGCCAAGCTGGGCGAGAAAATCAAGGACGTGGTGGTCACCGTGCCCGCGTACTTCGACAACTCTCAGCGTGAAGCCACCAAGCAGGCCGGCGAGATTGCAGGCCTGAACGTGCTGCGCGTGATCAACGAGCCCACCGCCGCCGCGCTGGCCTACGGCCTGGAGCGCAAGGGCAACGAGACCGTGCTGGTCTTCGACCTGGGGGGCGGCACCTTCGACGTGACCATCCTGGAACTGGGTGACGGCGTCTTCGAAGTCAAGTCCACCTCCGGCGACACCCACCTGGGCGGCGCGGACTTTGACCAGCGCATCGTGGACTGGCTGGCGGGCGAGTTTCAGAAGGACAACACCTTTGACCTGCGCAAGGACAAGCAGGCCCTGCAGCGCCTGATCGAAGCCTCGGAAAAGGCCAAGATCGAGCTGAGCAATGCCAGTGAGACCACCATCAGCCTGCCCTTTATCACCTTTGACCCCGAAACCCGCACCCCCATGCACCTGGAGCGCACCCTGTCGCGCGCCAAGTTCGAGGAACTGACCGCCGACCTGCTGCGCCGCGTCCGCAAGCCCGTGGAGCAGGCCCTGGCCGACGCCAAGCTGGACGCGGGCAAGATTGACGAGGTGATTCTGGTGGGCGGTTCCACCCGTATTCCCGCCGTCAAGCGCATCGTGCAGGAGATCGTGGGCAAGACCCCGAACGAGTCCGTGAACCCCGACGAGGCTGTGGCGCTGGGCGCCGCCGTGCAGGCCGGGATTATCCAGGGCGACGCCTCGCTGGGCGACATCGTGCTGGTGGACGTGACCCCGCTGACGCTGGGCGTGGAGGTCAAGGGCGGCATGATTGCCCCGATGATCACCCGCAACACCACGGTCCCCGCCAAGAAGACCGAGATCTACACCACCGCCGAGAACAACCAGCCCGGCGTGGAGATCAACGTGCTGCAGGGCGAGCGCCCCATGGCCAACGACAACAAGTCGCTGGGCCGCTTCAAGCTCGAAGGCATTCCGCCCATGCGCGCCGGCACGCCGCAGATCGAAGTCACCTTCGACATTGACGCCAACGGCATCCTGCACGTCACGGCCAGGGAAAAGCAGAGCGGCAAGGAAGCCAGCATCCGCATCGAGAACACCACCACACTGGACAAGGGCGATGTGGAGCGCATGGTCAAGGAAGCCGAGCAGAACGCCGAGGCCGACAAGAAGCGCCGCGAGCGCGTCGAGAAGCGCAACAACCTTGACAGTCTGCGCGTGCAGGCCCTGGGCCAGATTGAGGAGCAAGGGGGCGCGGCTCAGGATGCCAAGGACAAGCTCAAGGCCGCCGCCGACGAGGCCGAGGAAGCCGTGAAGGCCGACGACGACGCCAAGATTGACGCCGCCCAGAAGCGGCTGGAAGAGGAACTGCGCGCCTTTATGACCGCCGCGCAGGCGGGCAGCCAGGGGCAGGACGCCGGCGCCGGTGCCCCGGGCCAGCCCCAGGCGAGCAAGGCCGACGACGACGTGATTGACGCGGACTTCAAGCCGGCTGAGTAA
- a CDS encoding PAS domain S-box protein encodes MRPGQLELRWAYMLFALLALDSFLVVWLVPRPEAFWVLAPLIAVQLIAAWLAPRVVRMVRGHRLLQESYGEELAFARQLMESVEHGLTVTDEDGRFVYVNRAYARMLGVAPERVLGRTPFEFTLPEDHARLQAARTERRGGQSSSYRTRLRRPDGVLVDVIVTGTPRWHAGRIVGNVAAVVPLGELSET; translated from the coding sequence ATGAGACCAGGCCAGCTGGAGCTGCGCTGGGCGTACATGCTGTTCGCCCTGCTGGCGCTGGACAGTTTTCTGGTGGTGTGGCTGGTGCCGCGCCCGGAGGCCTTCTGGGTACTGGCCCCCCTGATCGCCGTGCAGCTGATTGCCGCGTGGCTGGCCCCGCGCGTGGTGCGCATGGTGCGTGGCCACCGCCTGTTGCAGGAATCCTACGGCGAAGAGCTGGCCTTTGCCCGGCAGCTGATGGAAAGCGTGGAGCACGGCCTGACGGTTACCGATGAAGACGGGCGCTTTGTGTACGTGAACCGCGCCTACGCCCGCATGCTGGGGGTGGCGCCCGAGCGGGTACTGGGGCGTACCCCGTTTGAATTCACGCTGCCCGAGGACCATGCCCGCCTGCAAGCGGCCCGCACCGAGCGCCGGGGCGGCCAGAGTTCGTCGTACCGCACGCGGCTGCGGCGGCCCGACGGGGTGCTGGTGGACGTGATTGTGACGGGCACGCCCCGCTGGCACGCGGGCCGCATCGTGGGCAATGTGGCGGCGGTGGTGCCGCTGGGCGAACTCAGCGAAACCTGA
- the dnaE gene encoding DNA polymerase III subunit alpha — MTAPDAAAPHLHLPDGSCCKPKKFAHLHQHTQYSLLDGAAKLKDLLKWAKEVTPEGCTPALAMTDHGNMHGAVHFYNYATGMGVKPIIGYEAYVVPGQGTRRDRTRGQDGEKGIFHLTLLARDFEGYQNLCRLSSRGYTEGYYYKPRIDHELLQEHHKGVIAFSGCLGSEVQQLLLQGREDDAKKRLLWYRELFGENYFIEIQDHGLPEQKKNNPILRAWAQELGIGLVATNDGHYVKKSDATAHETLLAIQTKATLADENRFKFPCDEFYVKDLEEMQRALPVADWGEEPFDNTAMIAEWCNVDLPVGKKRVYQMPELPIPEGRTMREELRVQTYRGTVKRYPGHATEGLLRDYAQRSLAALGEDAPAVLARVKGCDARTCDLETLLTLIAFMGSVWEDRGKAAGEKYTKYPALELMEAEAEAGQLPAYAHEDCRKASQRDSDTRIELDPAQPDEETTRAHHAHALVILRRAEYELSVINNMGFPDYFLIVADYINWAKDQDISVGPGRGSGAGSLVAYAMRITNLDPLEFELLFERFLNPDRISMPDFDIDFNDARRSEVIAYVQDKYGEDKVAQIATFGTMASKACLKDVARVMGLEYAKVDKVSKLIPIKFGKSYSLEQARDAVPDIQQMLAEDAQLLEAYEFAQKLEGLTRHASVHAAGVVIGKTQLTDLVPVMRDTSGEGMVCQYDMKAVEDIGLIKMDFLGLRTLSFLDEAKRILKESGTDFEDTYGTFDNIPFDDARTYELMSRGDTKGVFQLEGAGIADASRRLKPRRLADIIALSALYRPGPMENIPTYVRRHHGLEEVDYVRDGFSASARYLEKILAETYGIPVYQEQIMQIASEVAGFSLGGADLLRRAMGKKDAEEMKRQRQIFVDGAEKNGVLKEEGNKLFDLLDAFANYGFNKCLTGDTRVPVAGGELRRMEDLYREGQPVQLPSVNAAYRLELRPTGQFFDNGVKPVFRVRTALGRELTATGNHPLLTLDGWRNVEDLTAGDRIAAPARLPELGTDSWPDYEAGLLGWVLAEGNTCHPCGAYLYSQSEAQVADMVALAGQFPNTQPSVKLRPERQNVHDVYLGSGVRGSAGGKSGVRLWLEELGLVGVKATEKALPAAAFRLNNASLAVLVGRYWSGDGFLFGPGNTTPYAATSSRQLADDLAHVLLRLGMVAKVTEKHFGYARGQDKAGRTGYTVHLVGRRSIDQFLAVVAPHLVGREEQLAGLRAYYAGMPQGRETVDTVPASIKVRVQSAKLASGLSWGDIEAHTGVCTKELYGAPRAHKKGFRRTTIQILGEFFEDTALLDACSDDLYWDTIVSIEPAGEAQTYDLEVPGTHNFVANDLVVHNSHSAAYGVITYQTAWLKANYPVQFMAALLTVERKDSDKVAEYISDARKMDVRVLPPDINRSAADFAVQGEEILFGLYAIKGLGEAAVLKILDERERAGRYKSLADFCARLGNKVCNRKALESLIKSGAFDEFGERNQLLHSLEDALADAAGAAEVNARAQSGMAMMFGMDEVKQERPLRAGIAPFTDLERLSIEKEALGLYISGHPLEQHEGLREAASCRISDLDTWFQTQKVAPGKRIKAVLAGMIESVVKKPTKSGGMMARFILADESGQTELVAFSRAYDRIQERLVNDTPALVIVELESEDGGLRAIAEEVVSVEQLADVPKVMYVTIDLETASPDAVGEFQSVLDEHAGSMPTYLRLETPEQFVLYQLDHGMGSPEAIRVLNQTFPWAEAYLAYDQQTILGRFAPKPPAWMNRQNGGGMRA; from the coding sequence GTGACCGCCCCCGACGCCGCTGCCCCCCATCTTCACCTGCCCGACGGCTCCTGCTGCAAGCCGAAGAAGTTCGCCCACCTGCACCAGCACACGCAATACAGCCTGCTGGACGGCGCGGCCAAGCTCAAGGACCTGCTGAAGTGGGCCAAGGAGGTCACGCCTGAGGGCTGCACGCCCGCCCTGGCCATGACCGACCACGGCAACATGCACGGCGCGGTGCATTTCTACAACTACGCCACCGGCATGGGGGTCAAGCCCATCATCGGGTACGAGGCCTATGTGGTCCCCGGGCAGGGCACCCGGCGCGACCGTACGCGCGGGCAGGACGGCGAGAAAGGCATCTTTCACCTGACGCTGCTGGCCCGCGACTTCGAGGGCTACCAGAACCTCTGCCGCCTGAGCAGCCGGGGGTACACGGAAGGCTATTACTACAAGCCGCGGATTGACCACGAACTGCTGCAGGAGCACCACAAAGGGGTGATCGCCTTTTCCGGCTGCCTGGGCAGCGAGGTGCAGCAGCTGCTGCTGCAGGGGCGCGAGGACGACGCCAAAAAGCGGCTGCTGTGGTACCGCGAGCTGTTTGGCGAGAACTACTTTATTGAGATTCAGGACCACGGGCTGCCCGAGCAGAAGAAGAACAACCCCATCCTGAGGGCCTGGGCGCAGGAACTGGGCATTGGGCTGGTGGCCACCAACGACGGCCATTACGTGAAAAAGTCCGACGCCACTGCGCACGAAACGCTGCTGGCCATTCAGACCAAAGCCACCCTGGCCGACGAGAACCGCTTCAAGTTTCCCTGCGACGAGTTCTATGTGAAGGACTTAGAGGAGATGCAGCGCGCCCTGCCGGTGGCCGACTGGGGCGAGGAGCCTTTTGACAACACCGCCATGATTGCCGAGTGGTGCAATGTGGACCTGCCAGTGGGCAAGAAGCGCGTGTACCAGATGCCCGAGCTGCCCATTCCCGAGGGCCGCACCATGCGCGAGGAACTGCGGGTGCAGACCTACCGGGGCACGGTCAAGCGGTATCCGGGTCACGCCACCGAAGGGCTGCTGCGCGACTACGCCCAGCGGTCTCTGGCCGCGCTGGGTGAGGACGCGCCGGCCGTGCTGGCCCGGGTCAAGGGCTGCGATGCCCGCACCTGCGACCTCGAGACCCTGCTGACCCTGATCGCCTTTATGGGTAGCGTCTGGGAGGACCGGGGCAAGGCGGCGGGCGAGAAGTACACCAAGTACCCGGCGCTGGAGCTGATGGAAGCCGAGGCCGAAGCGGGCCAGTTGCCCGCCTACGCCCATGAGGACTGCCGCAAGGCCAGCCAGAGAGACAGCGACACCCGCATTGAACTGGACCCGGCCCAGCCTGACGAGGAAACCACCCGCGCGCACCACGCCCACGCCCTGGTCATCCTGCGCCGCGCCGAGTACGAGCTGAGCGTCATCAACAACATGGGCTTCCCCGACTACTTCCTGATCGTGGCGGATTACATCAACTGGGCCAAGGATCAGGACATTTCGGTGGGGCCGGGGCGCGGCTCGGGCGCCGGGTCGCTGGTGGCCTATGCCATGCGGATTACCAACCTGGACCCGCTGGAATTCGAGCTGCTGTTCGAGCGCTTCCTGAACCCCGACCGCATCTCTATGCCCGACTTCGACATTGACTTCAACGACGCGCGGCGCAGTGAGGTCATTGCCTACGTGCAGGACAAATACGGCGAGGACAAGGTGGCGCAGATTGCCACCTTCGGAACGATGGCCAGCAAGGCGTGCCTGAAAGATGTGGCGCGCGTGATGGGCCTGGAATACGCCAAGGTGGACAAGGTCAGCAAGCTCATTCCCATCAAGTTCGGCAAGAGCTACAGCCTGGAGCAGGCGCGCGACGCCGTGCCGGACATTCAGCAGATGCTGGCCGAGGACGCGCAGCTGCTGGAAGCCTATGAATTTGCCCAGAAGCTGGAAGGGCTGACCCGCCACGCCTCGGTGCACGCGGCCGGCGTGGTGATTGGCAAGACACAGCTGACTGACCTCGTGCCGGTCATGCGCGACACCAGCGGCGAGGGCATGGTCTGCCAGTACGACATGAAGGCCGTTGAGGACATCGGCCTGATCAAGATGGACTTTCTGGGCCTGCGCACCCTGTCCTTTCTGGACGAGGCCAAACGCATCCTCAAGGAATCCGGCACCGACTTCGAGGACACCTACGGCACCTTCGACAACATTCCCTTCGACGACGCCCGGACCTACGAGCTGATGAGCCGGGGCGACACCAAGGGCGTTTTTCAGCTGGAAGGGGCCGGGATTGCCGACGCCAGCCGCCGCCTCAAGCCGCGCCGACTGGCCGACATCATCGCGCTCTCGGCGCTGTACCGCCCAGGGCCGATGGAAAACATTCCCACCTACGTTCGCCGTCACCACGGCCTGGAAGAGGTGGACTACGTGCGCGACGGGTTCTCGGCCAGCGCCAGGTATCTGGAGAAAATCCTGGCGGAAACCTACGGCATTCCCGTGTACCAGGAGCAGATCATGCAGATTGCTTCGGAGGTTGCGGGCTTCAGCTTAGGCGGCGCCGACCTGCTGCGCCGAGCGATGGGCAAGAAGGACGCCGAGGAGATGAAGCGGCAGCGCCAGATCTTCGTGGACGGTGCAGAGAAGAACGGCGTTTTAAAAGAAGAAGGCAATAAACTCTTTGATTTGCTGGACGCATTTGCAAATTACGGGTTCAATAAATGTTTGACGGGCGACACCCGTGTGCCCGTGGCGGGCGGCGAGCTGCGCCGCATGGAAGACCTGTACCGGGAGGGCCAGCCGGTCCAGTTGCCCAGCGTGAACGCCGCGTATCGCCTGGAACTGCGGCCCACCGGCCAGTTCTTCGACAACGGCGTCAAGCCTGTCTTCAGGGTAAGAACCGCGCTGGGCCGCGAACTGACCGCCACTGGCAACCACCCGCTGCTGACGCTGGACGGCTGGCGGAACGTGGAGGACCTGACGGCGGGCGACCGGATTGCCGCGCCCGCCCGCCTGCCTGAACTGGGTACCGACAGCTGGCCTGACTACGAAGCGGGCCTGCTGGGCTGGGTGCTGGCCGAGGGCAACACCTGTCACCCCTGCGGCGCGTACCTGTACTCGCAGAGTGAAGCGCAGGTGGCCGACATGGTGGCGCTGGCCGGGCAGTTTCCGAACACCCAGCCCAGCGTCAAGCTGCGCCCCGAGCGGCAGAACGTGCACGACGTGTACCTGGGCAGCGGCGTACGCGGCAGCGCAGGCGGTAAATCTGGCGTGCGCCTGTGGCTGGAGGAGCTGGGCCTGGTGGGCGTCAAGGCCACTGAAAAGGCGTTGCCTGCCGCCGCCTTTCGCCTGAACAACGCCTCGCTGGCCGTGCTGGTGGGCCGCTACTGGTCGGGCGACGGCTTCCTGTTCGGGCCGGGGAACACCACGCCCTACGCCGCCACCTCGTCGCGCCAGCTGGCCGATGACCTGGCCCACGTGCTGCTGCGCCTGGGCATGGTCGCCAAAGTCACCGAGAAGCACTTCGGCTACGCGCGCGGCCAGGACAAGGCAGGCCGCACCGGCTATACCGTGCATCTGGTGGGGCGGCGCTCCATAGACCAGTTTCTGGCTGTGGTGGCGCCACATCTGGTGGGCCGCGAGGAGCAACTGGCTGGCCTGCGCGCGTATTACGCGGGTATGCCGCAGGGCCGCGAAACGGTGGACACGGTGCCGGCCAGCATCAAGGTGCGGGTGCAGAGCGCCAAGCTGGCCAGCGGCCTGAGCTGGGGTGACATTGAGGCCCACACAGGCGTCTGTACCAAGGAACTGTATGGCGCGCCCAGGGCCCACAAGAAGGGCTTTCGCCGCACGACCATTCAGATCCTGGGCGAGTTCTTCGAGGACACCGCCCTGCTGGACGCCTGCTCGGATGACCTGTACTGGGACACCATCGTCAGCATTGAGCCAGCCGGCGAGGCGCAAACCTACGACCTGGAAGTGCCCGGTACGCACAACTTCGTGGCCAACGACCTGGTGGTGCACAACAGCCACTCGGCTGCTTACGGCGTGATCACTTATCAAACGGCCTGGCTCAAAGCAAACTACCCCGTTCAATTTATGGCCGCGCTTTTAACGGTGGAGCGCAAGGATTCCGACAAAGTTGCAGAATATATCAGTGACGCCCGCAAGATGGACGTGCGGGTGCTGCCGCCCGACATCAACCGCTCAGCGGCTGACTTCGCGGTGCAGGGCGAGGAGATTCTGTTCGGCCTGTACGCCATCAAGGGGCTGGGCGAGGCCGCCGTGCTGAAGATTCTGGACGAGCGCGAGCGCGCCGGGCGCTACAAGTCGCTGGCGGACTTCTGCGCGCGCCTGGGCAACAAGGTCTGCAACCGCAAGGCGCTGGAAAGCCTGATCAAGAGCGGCGCCTTTGACGAATTCGGCGAGCGCAACCAGCTGCTGCACAGCCTGGAAGACGCCCTGGCCGACGCCGCCGGCGCCGCTGAAGTGAACGCCCGCGCCCAGAGCGGGATGGCGATGATGTTCGGCATGGACGAGGTCAAGCAGGAGCGCCCCCTGCGCGCCGGCATCGCGCCCTTTACCGACCTGGAACGCCTGAGCATTGAGAAAGAGGCCCTGGGCCTGTACATCTCCGGCCACCCGCTGGAACAGCACGAAGGGCTGCGCGAGGCGGCCAGCTGCCGCATCTCGGACCTGGACACGTGGTTCCAGACGCAGAAGGTGGCCCCCGGCAAACGCATCAAGGCCGTGCTGGCGGGCATGATCGAGAGCGTGGTCAAGAAGCCCACCAAATCGGGCGGCATGATGGCCCGCTTTATCCTGGCCGACGAATCCGGGCAGACCGAACTGGTGGCCTTTTCCCGCGCCTACGACCGCATTCAGGAGCGGCTGGTCAACGACACGCCCGCCCTGGTGATCGTGGAACTGGAATCCGAGGACGGCGGCCTGCGCGCCATCGCCGAGGAAGTGGTGAGCGTGGAGCAGCTGGCCGACGTGCCCAAGGTCATGTACGTGACCATTGACTTAGAAACCGCCAGCCCGGACGCGGTGGGCGAGTTTCAGAGCGTGTTGGACGAACACGCGGGGAGCATGCCCACCTACCTGCGCCTGGAAACGCCCGAACAGTTCGTGCTGTACCAGCTGGACCACGGCATGGGCAGCCCGGAGGCCATTCGCGTGCTGAACCAGACCTTTCCCTGGGCCGAAGCTTATCTGGCCTACGACCAGCAGACGATCCTGGGCCGCTTTGCGCCCAAGCCGCCGGCTTGGATGAACAGGCAGAATGGGGGGGGGATGCGGGCGTGA
- a CDS encoding HNH endonuclease, giving the protein MILDYINENISEAQKILDTNSAIPNDLLRKYNYAPLKELIIREVSGKCVYCETKIMGNQFGDLDHVIPKAKFIASHDASGIFSHRNLTICCSVCNNKKSNLGTTISLLSPYTNKPEHHIYYVGSQIYYSTPEGKKLILALELDIRDDLIVNINKKLKELHNLIYQFDTERDPEVKALIKKRLLRESKKEMEYSLATFHFLKIHKLI; this is encoded by the coding sequence GTGATTCTAGACTATATTAATGAAAATATTTCGGAAGCACAAAAGATTTTAGATACAAACTCAGCAATTCCCAATGATCTCCTAAGAAAGTATAATTACGCACCCCTAAAAGAGCTGATTATCAGGGAAGTCAGTGGCAAGTGCGTCTATTGCGAAACAAAAATAATGGGTAATCAATTTGGAGATTTGGATCACGTCATACCGAAAGCAAAGTTTATAGCTTCTCACGACGCCTCCGGGATCTTCAGTCATAGGAATCTAACTATCTGTTGTTCCGTATGCAACAACAAGAAGAGCAATTTAGGCACAACAATTTCCTTGCTGTCACCATACACCAATAAACCAGAGCATCATATCTATTACGTGGGGAGCCAAATATACTACAGCACGCCAGAGGGCAAGAAGCTCATATTAGCCCTTGAACTAGATATTAGAGATGATTTAATAGTCAATATAAACAAAAAATTAAAGGAGCTCCATAATCTTATATACCAGTTTGACACAGAGCGTGACCCAGAAGTGAAAGCATTGATTAAAAAACGCCTTTTACGAGAATCTAAAAAGGAAATGGAGTATTCTTTAGCGACATTCCATTTCCTAAAAATTCATAAGTTGATTTAA
- a CDS encoding AAA family ATPase produces MKIERLSVRNWQLFRDINIDFHDRITFLTGVNGTGKTSICKVIAAFLGHDVKFIQSEDPVNLPESKIAEITYGGSYFEIKKSFRYGESYSYSLNVSNHANSTFKGAYIKSNREAYTATSISSVRAGPAIESSMIKSLVNPSYKPLDGEKEIIENVPLRGMKDSILSWAVFGFGNQYVNPNITYQVYLNEFIDILRLAIPEEIKFRTLEIDKEDVKVVTDLGRFSIDSASSGLSTIFDLCWKCFVASKMCSEHTIVVIDEPENHLHPSLQRKLIPSLMKAFQDHQFIVSTHSPLILSSVELSYIYKFEFGESTISAKLLTAVDTATDYEGILQNALGTSSSMPIWARERYEKIIRDFSFSEPSAENMKRVETRLEQEGLGEYSLRAFTELMKLRHEKNK; encoded by the coding sequence ATGAAGATCGAACGACTCAGTGTACGCAATTGGCAACTTTTTAGGGATATAAATATTGATTTTCATGATAGAATAACCTTCCTTACCGGAGTTAATGGTACCGGAAAAACGTCTATATGTAAAGTTATAGCCGCTTTTCTTGGACATGATGTCAAATTTATACAGTCCGAAGACCCCGTAAATTTGCCAGAAAGCAAGATAGCTGAGATAACCTACGGAGGGTCATATTTCGAAATTAAGAAGAGTTTTAGATATGGAGAGTCGTACTCCTACAGTTTAAACGTTAGCAACCATGCCAATAGCACATTCAAAGGTGCGTACATCAAATCAAACAGAGAGGCATATACTGCCACATCTATATCTTCAGTTCGGGCTGGACCTGCTATTGAATCTTCAATGATAAAAAGTTTGGTCAATCCGTCTTACAAACCTCTAGATGGAGAGAAGGAAATAATAGAAAATGTCCCGCTAAGAGGCATGAAGGACTCAATTCTATCATGGGCTGTTTTCGGATTTGGCAATCAATATGTTAATCCTAATATAACCTATCAAGTCTACTTAAATGAGTTTATTGATATATTAAGATTGGCCATCCCGGAAGAGATTAAGTTTCGCACACTCGAGATTGATAAGGAGGACGTTAAAGTAGTTACAGACTTGGGGCGGTTTAGTATTGATAGTGCTTCCAGTGGACTTTCGACAATCTTTGATCTTTGTTGGAAATGCTTTGTAGCATCAAAAATGTGCTCGGAACACACCATAGTAGTTATAGATGAGCCGGAGAATCATTTGCATCCGTCATTGCAGAGAAAGCTGATTCCCAGCCTTATGAAGGCATTTCAAGATCACCAATTTATAGTCTCCACTCACAGTCCTTTGATTCTGTCTTCGGTAGAACTCTCCTATATTTACAAATTTGAATTTGGCGAAAGCACAATATCTGCTAAACTTCTTACAGCTGTAGACACCGCCACTGATTATGAAGGGATTTTGCAGAATGCACTAGGAACATCGTCCTCCATGCCCATTTGGGCCAGAGAAAGGTATGAGAAAATTATTAGAGATTTTAGTTTTAGTGAGCCTTCTGCCGAGAATATGAAGCGTGTTGAGACTAGATTGGAGCAAGAGGGACTAGGTGAGTATTCTCTTCGAGCTTTTACTGAGCTCATGAAATTAAGACATGAGAAGAATAAATAA
- a CDS encoding LysM peptidoglycan-binding domain-containing protein — MFEPPARKPAQPGAAPASTLTPQPPALRQAAAPTRTAAAPAKPVQVKRQVSDPPYGWTAAYQVQNTPSAYRVEIHAQVKAAGGVKASDVKNVQAATALEFARYWDARFLLKDKQGRSKPLQMALKFVSTKAHLSLTLNPGEGRDNLTNWYVKSAPQDRAHELGHQLGLKDEYVDAGAANRKTATSPGVKTDHSLMGNYYAEGEAKADVKLRHGQVLARDISSALGQPLTGVLSPTYTVRRGDTLLGLALRFYGTSKQAEALYQKNKAVIPDTRVLKPGTVLRR, encoded by the coding sequence ATGTTCGAGCCCCCTGCACGAAAACCGGCCCAGCCCGGCGCCGCCCCCGCGTCCACCCTGACGCCCCAGCCGCCCGCCCTGCGTCAGGCGGCGGCGCCCACCCGCACGGCTGCGGCCCCGGCCAAGCCTGTGCAGGTCAAGCGGCAGGTGTCGGACCCACCGTATGGCTGGACAGCGGCGTATCAGGTGCAGAACACGCCCAGCGCCTACCGGGTCGAGATTCACGCTCAGGTGAAGGCGGCTGGGGGCGTCAAGGCCAGCGACGTGAAGAACGTGCAGGCGGCCACTGCCCTGGAATTCGCCCGCTACTGGGACGCCCGCTTTTTGCTGAAAGACAAGCAGGGCCGCAGCAAACCCCTGCAGATGGCCCTGAAATTCGTGAGCACCAAGGCCCACCTGAGCCTGACCCTGAACCCCGGCGAGGGCCGCGACAACCTGACGAACTGGTACGTGAAGTCCGCCCCGCAGGACCGCGCGCACGAACTGGGGCACCAGCTGGGCCTGAAAGACGAGTACGTGGACGCGGGCGCCGCGAACCGCAAAACCGCCACGTCCCCCGGTGTGAAAACCGACCACTCCTTGATGGGCAACTACTACGCCGAGGGCGAGGCGAAGGCCGACGTGAAGCTGCGGCACGGGCAGGTGCTGGCCCGGGACATTTCCAGCGCCCTGGGCCAACCGCTGACCGGGGTGCTGAGCCCCACCTACACCGTGCGCCGGGGCGACACGCTGCTGGGGCTGGCCCTGCGCTTCTACGGCACCAGCAAGCAGGCCGAAGCCCTGTACCAGAAGAACAAGGCCGTAATTCCCGACACCCGGGTTCTGAAGCCCGGCACGGTGCTGCGCCGATGA
- a CDS encoding DUF488 domain-containing protein, translated as MTAPTLWTIGYEDAELPAFLDALKAAGVTMLVDTRERAQSRRRGYSKTALGQALAEQGMSYRHLRALGTPPALRKAYQLDKNFAALKAGYTLHLATQGEALDELGALAARERVALLCYEREAGACHRSLIAGRLQALGWVGDVVDLVSPRR; from the coding sequence ATGACCGCGCCGACCCTCTGGACCATTGGCTACGAGGATGCCGAACTGCCGGCCTTTCTGGACGCGCTGAAAGCCGCAGGAGTGACGATGCTGGTGGACACCCGCGAGCGTGCCCAGAGCCGCCGCCGGGGCTACAGCAAAACCGCGCTGGGGCAGGCGCTGGCGGAGCAGGGCATGAGCTACCGGCACCTGCGCGCGCTGGGCACGCCGCCCGCGCTGCGCAAGGCGTACCAGCTGGACAAGAACTTTGCGGCGCTGAAAGCCGGCTACACCCTGCATCTGGCCACCCAGGGCGAGGCGCTGGACGAACTGGGCGCCCTGGCGGCGCGGGAGCGGGTGGCCCTGCTGTGCTACGAGCGCGAGGCGGGCGCGTGCCACCGCAGCCTGATTGCCGGGCGGTTGCAGGCGCTGGGGTGGGTGGGGGATGTGGTGGATCTGGTGTCACCGCGCCGCTGA